One window of the Eucalyptus grandis isolate ANBG69807.140 chromosome 6, ASM1654582v1, whole genome shotgun sequence genome contains the following:
- the LOC104449525 gene encoding LOW QUALITY PROTEIN: uncharacterized protein LOC104449525 (The sequence of the model RefSeq protein was modified relative to this genomic sequence to represent the inferred CDS: inserted 1 base in 1 codon), translating into MAQYRQFGYRDHDLHHPNGAPDHHPIGIRAAPAAPHHHKPGRHRRFARSEKGRRCSIGALAVVLSLGLAVTALAYYCLSREGRDRNSYRGEEDDLKSDLDFLANVTRTENVKVLGFGRGSVAHGRDSRYWDRDDRRRDEDYSEEAVENTKGTSNNESSDKSRMSTKGKNGSKKSSVDDSRGVNRRGVGLYNEAGRNELKMYEAEYEASLKSSGQSIKQTGNKNELSDTGDENEEFDAEDEYDGIDLHDAHDNVLSDDGDDSDLTVSREVNKKSYQGNGRESSNKFEIGTKGRNVAEVADEVSKKSSKKESDNSLDSLATNSKRKSVSDGRATKKSTKRKSKRRSCEMKLLNSTAQLVEPLESRKFARFALQYVEIEEKPDWQAEWEPRFAGHQTLQQREDSFLARDQKMHCGFVRSPDGFPSTGFDLSEDDASYISRCHIAVSSCIFGNSDRLRTPANKMITRLSRKNVCFVMFVDEVTVQTLTSEGHMVDTMGFIGLWKIVVXKNLPYDDMRRVGKIPKFLSHRLFPSARYSIWLDSKLRLQLDPLLILEYFLWRKGYEYSISNHYDRHCVWEEVAQNKRLNKYNHSIIDQQFTFYQSDGLKRFNPLDPMKLLSSNVPEGSFIVRAHTPMSNLFSCLWFNEIDRFTPRDQLSFAYTYQKLRRMNPEKPFHLNMFKDCERRRVAKLFRHRSDERRNTHQVEID; encoded by the exons ATGGCGCAGTACAGGCAGTTCGGGTACCGGGATCACGACCTCCACCACCCCAACGGCGCGCCGGATCACCACCCGATCGGGATTcgcgccgcccccgccgcccccCACCACCACAAGCCCGGCCGCCACCGCCGGTTCGCCCGATCTGAGAAGGGCCGGCGGTGCTCCATCGGCGCCCTCGCGGTCGTCCTCTCCCTGGGCCTGGCCGTGACGGCGTTGGCTTACTATTGCCTCTCCAGGGAGGGCAGAG ATAGAAATAGTTACCGTGGCGAAGAAGATGACTTGAAAAGCGACCTTGACTTCCTTGCAAACGTAACACGAACTGAGAATGTCAAAGTCCTTGGATTTGGACGGGGTTCGGTAGCGCATGGGCGGGATTCGAGGTATTGGGACCGGGATGATAGGAGAAGGGATGAGGATTACAGTGAAGAAGCAGTGGAGAACACTAAAGGGACTTCTAACAATGAATCTTCAGATAAGAGCCGCATGTCCACGAAAGGGAAAAATGGTAGCAAGAAGTCCTCAGTTGATGATTCTCGAGGTGTCAATCGAAGAGGAGTCGGACTATATAATGAGGCTGGGCGCAATGAACTGAAAATGTATGAAGCAGAATATGAGGCATCGCTGAAAAGTTCTGGCCAATCAATAAAGCAGACTGGCAATAAGAATGAGTTATCTGATACTGGGGATGAAAATGAAGAGTTTGATGCTGAGGATGAATATGATGGTATTGATCTCCATGATGCGCATGATAATGTCTTGAGTGATGATGGAGATGATTCTGATTTGACCGTATCTCGTGAAGTAAATAAGAAGTCTTACCAAGGAAATGGTCGAGAATCCTCAAATAAGTTTGAAATTGGTACCAAGGGTCGAAATGTTGCTGAGGTAGCTGATgaagtatcaaaaaaatcatctaAGAAGGAATCCGACAATAGTTTGGATAGTCTTGCAACAAATTCCAAGCGTAAAAGTGTCAGTGATGGTCGTGCAACTAAAAAGTcaactaaaagaaaatcaaaacgcC GCTCTTGTGAGATGAAGCTATTGAATTCTACTGCACAGCTTGTTGAGCCATTAGAGAGTCGAAAATTTGCCAGATTTGCGCTGCAGTATGTAGAGATAGAGGAAAAGCCTGATTGGCAAGCAGAATGGGAGCCCAGGTTTGCTGGGCATCAAACTCTACAACAACGAGAGGACTCGTTCTTGGCTCGTGATCAGAAAATGCACTGTGGCTTTGTGAGAAGTCCTGATGGATTCCCAAGTACAGGATTTGACTTATCAGAGGACGACGCAAGTTACATTAGTAGATGCCACATTGCTGTAAGCTCTTGCATCTTTGGGAATTCTGACCGTTTGAGGACACCTGCTAATAAGATG ATCACTCGTTTGTCTAGGAAAAATGTCTGCTTTGTTATGTTCGTGGATGAAGTTACCGTGCAGACGCTTACTTCTGAGGGCCATATGGTGGATACAATGGGTTTCATTGGTCTTTGGAAAATTGTGG GTAAAAATCTACCATATGATGATATGCGGAGAGTTGGCAAGATACCGAAGTTTTTGTCGCATCGGCTTTTTCCATCTGCAAG GTATTCAATTTGGTTGGACAGCAAGCTCCGACTCCAATTGGACCCTTTGCTCATTTTGGAGTATTTCTTGTGGCGGAAAGGTTATGAATATTCAATATCTAACCACTATGATCGGCATTGTGTTTGGGAAGAAGTAGCTCAAAATAAGAGGTTGAACAAGTACAACCACAGTATCATAGACCAGCAGTTCACATTCTACCAGTCTGATGGCCTCAAGAGATTCAATCCATTGGATCCAATGAAACTTCTCTCTAGCA ATGTGCCGGAAGGATCTTTTATTGTCAGGGCACACACACCAATGTCAAATCTGTTTTCCTGTCTATGGTTCAATGAGATTGATCGGTTTACTCCTCGTGATCAGCTTAGTTTTGCTTACACATACCAGAAGTTGAGAAGGATGAACCCAGAGAAACCATTTCATCTTAATATGTTCAAG GATTGTGAAAGGAGACGTGTAGCTAAGCTGTTTCGTCATCGATCAGATGAGCGACGGAATACCCATCAAGTAGAGATTGACTGA
- the LOC104451949 gene encoding expansin-A22: protein MAMVVSAIDSNWYDAHATCYGDMGGGETMQGACGYGDLFKQGYGLETAALSTALFNDGLTCGACFEIYCTNAPQSCIPKAGSIIITATNFCPPNYTPHKPDAWCNPPQKHFDLSMKMFTKLAYYKAGIIPVRYRRVLCSKQGGVKFEINGNPYFTLVLIYNVGGAGDVNAVKIKGSNTQWITMSRNWGQNWQTGIVLTGQSLSFQVTVSDGKTVEFDNAAPAGWQFGQTYDGGKNF from the exons ATGGCTATGGTAGTTTCTGCCATAGACAGTAATTGGTACGATGCGCATGCGACTTGTTACGGCGACATGGGCGGTGGAGAAACCATGC AGGGAGCTTGTGGATATGGAGATCTTTTCAAACAAGGATATGGACTGGAGACCGCAGCGTTGAGCACGGCCCTTTTCAATGATGGACTTACCTGTGGCGCTTGTTTCGAAATCTATTGTACCAACGCTCCGCAATCGTGCATCCCGAAGGCCGGTTCCATTATAATCACCGCGACAAACTTCTGCCCACCAAACTACACTCCACATAAACCGGACGCCTGGTGCAACCCTCCGCAAAAGCATTTCGACCTGTCCATGAAAATGTTCACGAAGCTTGCGTACTATAAGGCCGGAATCATTCCCGTCCGCTATCGCCGCGTCCTATGTTCCAAGCAAGGAGGAGTCAAGTTCGAGATCAACGGGAACCCTTACTTTACCCTCGTGCTAATTTACAACGTGGGCGGCGCCGGGGACGTGAACGCCGTGAAGATCAAGGGCTCGAACACCCAGTGGATCACAATGAGTCGTAACTGGGGGCAAAATTGGCAGACCGGAATTGTCTTGACGGGGCAAAGCTTGTCGTTCCAAGTCACCGTGAGTGACGGGAAGACAGTAGAATTCGATAATGCGGCGCCTGCTGGGTGGCAATTTGGGCAGACATACGACGGGGGCAAGAATTTCTAG
- the LOC104449526 gene encoding caffeic acid 3-O-methyltransferase: protein MAPAQNTMTPSIAGDPEAADNTWVHALLFASSHVFPMVLNAATRLGVFDILARAGPGARVSASEVASQVATQNSEAAPKLDRMLRLLASHSLLSCEVRERDDGRAVERLYGLTPAARFFVKEGEEGSLASLLELSFHPAAQQVWLQLDDHILEGGNQFKKVHGISIFEFMDIDPAFNNTFNKAMAALTTIVMRKILEIYQGFEGLTTLVDVAGGTGKCLNMIISKYPSIKGINFDLPHVIESAPSYSGIQHVGGSMFSTIPKADAIMIKDTLHNWTDENCIKILKNCYEALSSKGKAIVIGVVLPEDPETSAASLYASTLDNTMLMQPGGQERTEREFRALSKAAGFSELKVACVASNLWTVMELYK, encoded by the exons ATGGCTCCTGCCCAGAACACCATGACACCCTCCATCGCTGGCGATCCAGAGGCGGCCGACAACACATGGGTCCACGCGTTGCTCTTCGCGAGCTCCCACGTCTTCCCAATGGTCCTCAACGCGGCCACCCGGCTCGGCGTGTTCGACATCCTGGCCCGAGCCGGCCCGGGGGCTCGGGTGTCGGCCTCCGAGGTCGCCTCTCAGGTCGCCACGCAGAACTCGGAAGCCGCTCCGAAGCTCGACCGGATGCTGCGGCTCCTCGCGAGCCACTCACTCCTGAGCTGCGAGGTGCGCGAAAGGGACGACGGGCGGGCCGTCGAGAGGCTGTACGGCCTCACGCCGGCAGCTCGCTTCTTTGTGAAGGAAGGGGAAGAGGGCTCGTTGGCTTCGTTGTTGGAACTTTCCTTCCATCCGGCGGCGCAGCAAGTTTG GTTGCAATTGGATGATCATATACTTGAAGGGGGCAACCAATTTAAGAAAGTTCATGGAATTTCGATTTTTGAGTTCATGGATATTGATCCAGCATTTAACAATACGTTCAACAAGGCGATGGCCGCTCTGACGACAATAGTCATGAGAAAAATTCTCGAAATTTATCAAGGTTTTGAAGGTTTGACAACATTAGTCGACGTGGCTGGAGGAACCGGCAAGTGCCTCAATATGATCATCTCCAAGTACCCTTCTATCAAGGGCATCAACTTTGATTTGCCCCATGTAATAGAAAGTGCACCTTCTTATTCCG GGATCCAGCATGTCGGCGGGAGTATGTTCTCCACCATTCCAAAGGCAGACGCCATCATGATCAAG GATACCTTGCATAATTGGACCGATGAGAACTGCATCAAAATATTGAAGAACTGCTACGAGGCATTGTCGAGTAAAGGTAAAGCGATAGTGATAGGTGTGGTGTTGCCGGAGGACCCGGAAACAAGTGCGGCGTCGCTGTACGCCTCGACACTCGATAACACCATGTTGATGCAACCAGGAGGCCAAGAGAGAACGGAGAGGGAATTCCGGGCCTTGTCCAAAGCTGCCGGTTTCTCCGAGTTGAAAGTCGCTTGTGTCGCTAGTAATCTTTGGACGGTCATGGAGTTATACAAGTGA